The following proteins come from a genomic window of Cryomorphaceae bacterium 1068:
- the lysA gene encoding diaminopimelate decarboxylase — protein sequence MQVENEEYAVEGVSLLSLSEEFGTPLYVYSGAKIREQYKKLAGAFKGIDVKIKYACKANSNINILKLLKQEGSGIDAVSMNEVRLGLKAGFEPEEILYTPNGVSMEEMEEAVQMGVNINIDNISILEQFGHKYQSSVPVCIRINPHVMAGGNAHIQTGHIDSKFGISIHQIRHVIRVVKANNMDIAGLHMHTGSDIVDAEVFTHAAELLFEAAMNFENLRYVDLGSGFKVGYRKDDVTTDIDRLGKVLGKRFEEFCKTYGKKLELWFEPGKFLVSEAGIFLVKVNVVKQTVSTVFAGVDSGQNHLIRPMMYEAYHHIVNISNRGETQRVYSVVGYICETDTFGYDRKLTEVRAGDVLAIYNAGAYGFTMASNYNSRLRPAEVLILDGKAHLIRKRETFDDLMKNQIEVL from the coding sequence ATGCAAGTTGAAAATGAGGAGTATGCAGTTGAGGGCGTAAGTTTACTTAGCCTTAGCGAAGAATTTGGAACACCGTTATACGTATACAGCGGAGCCAAAATAAGAGAGCAATACAAAAAGCTCGCAGGTGCATTTAAAGGAATAGACGTAAAGATCAAGTATGCCTGTAAAGCCAATTCGAATATTAATATTTTGAAACTGCTAAAGCAGGAGGGTAGTGGAATCGATGCGGTTTCAATGAATGAAGTTCGCCTGGGTTTAAAAGCAGGATTCGAGCCTGAGGAGATCCTCTATACACCCAATGGTGTATCTATGGAAGAAATGGAGGAGGCTGTTCAAATGGGCGTCAATATCAACATCGATAATATCTCCATTCTGGAGCAGTTTGGTCACAAATACCAAAGCTCAGTTCCCGTTTGTATTCGCATAAATCCACATGTGATGGCAGGGGGAAATGCGCATATCCAAACGGGACATATTGATTCGAAATTCGGAATATCGATACATCAAATCAGGCATGTAATCCGAGTGGTGAAAGCCAACAATATGGACATTGCCGGATTGCACATGCACACAGGATCCGATATTGTGGACGCCGAAGTGTTCACTCACGCAGCAGAACTGCTCTTTGAAGCCGCGATGAATTTCGAGAACCTCAGGTACGTTGATCTCGGCTCAGGTTTTAAGGTGGGATATCGCAAAGATGATGTGACCACTGATATCGATCGCTTGGGAAAAGTTCTCGGAAAGCGGTTCGAGGAATTCTGCAAAACCTATGGCAAGAAGCTCGAATTGTGGTTTGAGCCCGGAAAGTTCTTGGTGAGTGAAGCGGGTATTTTTTTAGTGAAGGTCAACGTGGTGAAGCAGACCGTTTCTACTGTTTTTGCGGGGGTGGACTCGGGTCAAAATCACCTCATTCGGCCGATGATGTACGAGGCCTATCATCATATCGTCAATATCAGTAATCGAGGTGAAACGCAGCGGGTCTACTCAGTAGTCGGATACATTTGCGAGACGGATACATTCGGCTACGACCGAAAGCTGACTGAAGTGAGAGCGGGAGATGTATTGGCCATTTACAATGCCGGAGCTTACGGATTTACGATGGCGTCGAATTACAATTCCCGTTTGCGGCCTGCGGAAGTTTTGATTCTTGATGGGAAAGCTCACCTGATTCGAAAAAGGGAAACCTTTGATGATTTGATGAAAAATCAGATTGAGGTTCTCTAG
- a CDS encoding acetyl-CoA C-acyltransferase — MNAYIVSGYRTAVGKAPRGVFRFTRPDDLGAAVIRKIMAENPQIDKELIEDIIVGNATPEAEQGLNVGRMISLMGLDTEKVPGMTVNRYCSSGLETIAIASAKIHSGMAHCIIAGGVECMSPIPFGGWRIVPNSDVAKKNPDWYWGMGLTAEAVARDYEVSREDQDQFAMQSNHRAVAAIDAGRFKDDIVPIEVEQIFLKDGKRTTSTYTVDTDEGPRRGTNMEALSRLRPVFDAKGSVTAGNASQTSDGAAFVMVVSEEFLKEHNLTPIAQLKSYHVSGLEPRIMGVGPIYAVPKAVEKAGLKVNDIELFELNEAFASQSLAVVRNLGLDPEIVNVNGGAIALGHPLGCTGAKLSVQLFNEMRRRNNKYGVVTMCVGTGQGAAGVFELLN, encoded by the coding sequence ATGAACGCATATATAGTATCAGGATATAGAACAGCAGTTGGGAAAGCACCCAGAGGGGTTTTTCGCTTTACTCGACCAGATGATTTAGGTGCTGCCGTGATCAGAAAAATCATGGCTGAAAATCCTCAAATTGACAAGGAACTCATCGAAGACATCATTGTGGGAAATGCCACACCTGAGGCTGAGCAAGGACTGAATGTGGGAAGAATGATTTCACTCATGGGCCTTGACACCGAGAAGGTACCGGGTATGACTGTGAACAGGTATTGTTCTTCCGGGTTGGAAACCATTGCGATTGCATCTGCTAAGATTCATTCAGGTATGGCGCATTGCATTATTGCGGGTGGTGTTGAATGTATGAGCCCTATCCCTTTCGGGGGATGGAGAATCGTCCCCAATTCAGACGTAGCTAAGAAAAACCCCGATTGGTACTGGGGAATGGGGCTCACTGCTGAGGCCGTAGCTCGAGACTACGAGGTATCCAGAGAAGATCAAGACCAATTCGCTATGCAATCTAATCACCGCGCTGTAGCAGCAATTGACGCAGGTCGATTTAAGGATGACATCGTACCTATTGAAGTGGAGCAGATTTTCCTCAAAGACGGAAAGCGAACCACCTCAACGTATACGGTTGATACTGATGAAGGGCCTAGACGTGGCACAAACATGGAAGCACTCTCAAGGTTGAGACCCGTTTTCGATGCAAAAGGAAGCGTGACGGCTGGAAATGCCTCACAAACTTCTGACGGTGCCGCATTCGTGATGGTAGTTTCAGAGGAATTCTTGAAAGAACACAACCTCACTCCCATTGCACAACTAAAAAGCTACCACGTATCGGGACTTGAACCAAGAATTATGGGTGTAGGTCCAATTTACGCCGTACCTAAGGCCGTAGAAAAAGCGGGGCTCAAAGTGAACGATATCGAGCTTTTTGAATTGAACGAAGCTTTCGCTTCTCAATCGCTAGCAGTCGTTCGAAACTTAGGTCTCGATCCTGAAATCGTAAACGTAAACGGAGGAGCAATTGCACTCGGTCATCCACTTGGATGCACGGGCGCTAAGCTTAGCGTACAACTCTTTAATGAAATGCGTCGTAGAAATAACAAATACGGCGTAGTAACAATGTGTGTAGGTACCGGTCAAGGCGCCGCGGGTGTATTTGAATTATTGAATTAG
- a CDS encoding MarR family transcriptional regulator — MKPQQTIDFHLRWLWQKIIRIYNQEASKFGGTMSVGYVLLNIDKDGTPSTKLGPKMGMESRSLTRTLKSMEEKGLIYKTQDETDGRLVLIHLTNDGKKYRDTSREVVLKLNEYVHENIDSDKLETFFEVSMQINELLDNPSIYKLKTELSPTDKK, encoded by the coding sequence ATGAAACCACAACAGACTATCGATTTTCACCTGCGCTGGCTTTGGCAAAAGATCATCCGCATTTACAATCAGGAAGCCTCCAAATTCGGAGGAACCATGTCTGTGGGATATGTTCTATTGAACATAGATAAGGATGGGACTCCCAGTACCAAACTCGGCCCAAAAATGGGTATGGAATCCAGAAGTCTTACCCGGACTTTAAAGTCGATGGAAGAAAAAGGTCTTATCTACAAAACCCAAGATGAGACCGACGGTCGACTCGTACTTATACACCTCACCAACGACGGAAAAAAATACCGCGACACCTCGCGTGAAGTAGTGCTCAAACTAAATGAATACGTTCACGAAAACATTGACAGCGATAAGCTAGAGACTTTTTTTGAAGTTTCGATGCAAATCAATGAGCTACTCGATAATCCGAGCATCTATAAATTGAAAACCGAATTATCCCCAACCGATAAAAAGTAG
- a CDS encoding SCO family protein has product MKTRSWVLTLIIFVAILIGGMVLAYPLLKSEKKLKVYQPADVNPKLVDKSKQKVQKDHAVADFKLVNQLGDTITQADFENKIYVADFFFATCPSICPIMSRNISVLQEEFADRPEVMFLSHSVTPDIDSVAALYEYGELYDTNPERWMLTTGDKKHIYELARKSYFAVLDEGDGGKQDFIHTENFILVDTDRRLRGFYDGTSEADMLRLADEIEILLEEEFSEE; this is encoded by the coding sequence ATGAAAACCAGAAGTTGGGTACTTACCCTCATTATTTTTGTTGCCATTCTAATAGGTGGCATGGTACTGGCCTACCCCTTGCTCAAAAGTGAGAAAAAACTGAAGGTTTACCAACCTGCGGATGTCAATCCCAAATTGGTAGATAAGTCCAAACAAAAGGTACAAAAAGACCATGCGGTGGCCGACTTCAAGCTAGTCAATCAACTTGGCGATACGATTACTCAAGCTGATTTTGAAAACAAGATCTATGTAGCAGATTTCTTCTTTGCGACTTGCCCTTCTATTTGTCCGATTATGAGCCGAAATATTTCAGTGCTTCAAGAAGAATTTGCCGATCGTCCTGAAGTTATGTTCTTATCGCATTCGGTCACTCCGGATATAGATAGCGTGGCAGCTCTGTACGAATATGGAGAACTCTATGATACTAACCCTGAAAGATGGATGTTAACTACAGGAGACAAAAAGCACATTTACGAGCTTGCGCGAAAAAGCTATTTCGCCGTGCTAGACGAAGGCGACGGAGGCAAACAAGACTTCATTCACACCGAAAATTTTATCCTAGTAGACACCGATCGGAGATTGCGCGGATTTTACGATGGTACCAGCGAAGCGGATATGCTTCGATTGGCAGACGAGATTGAGATTTTGTTGGAAGAAGAGTTTTCTGAAGAGTAG
- a CDS encoding ABC-F family ATP-binding cassette domain-containing protein, with amino-acid sequence MNLLSVENLSKRYGPKLLFENFSFGMAKGEKVAIVAPNGSGKTTLLRAIAGVEPADSGEITFRSGIRVGYLPQEPEFAEGLSLTDAIMVSDNPMTGAIKKYEKAIQNPDDGDALQQAMEEMDHTNAWDFEARVREVLGQLGIENTDMRIDTASGGQRKRAALARVLLEEPEFIIMDEPTNHLDLDTIEWLEKWLASGNFTLLMVTHDRYFLDRVCSDILEIDRGELVRYTGNYTYFLEKKAEREASLASSVGKAKNLMRTELEWIRRQPKARGTKSKSRVDAFEGIKAQATIRTDKSSVELGVKTERLGSKIVEFHKVSKSFGDLKITDHLDYNFQRKEKLGVVGKNGTGKTTFVKMLLGELEPDQGKIVQGETVKFGHYDQIGLTGADQKRVIEVVTDIADIIELHKGQKLSATQMLERFLFARDKHWQLVATLSGGEKRRLYLLTVLMSNPNFLVLDEPTNDLDIDTLQVLEDYLQTYDGCLVVVSHDRFFMDKVVDHLFVFEGQGEIRDFPGNYTQYREKKRVEDKTSTKEIAAEKKQFESSEPEKKAKTKLTYGERLEFEKLEKSIEKLEEKKAKLAELLSSTNDNEELMKISAELEAVVKECDAQNDRWLELAEWAE; translated from the coding sequence ATGAACCTCCTCTCCGTCGAAAACCTTTCCAAGCGCTATGGCCCTAAGCTACTGTTCGAGAACTTCTCATTTGGCATGGCTAAAGGCGAGAAAGTGGCCATCGTAGCTCCGAATGGATCGGGAAAGACGACGCTACTCAGAGCCATCGCAGGGGTAGAACCGGCCGACTCAGGCGAGATTACGTTTAGAAGTGGAATACGAGTGGGGTATTTACCACAAGAGCCTGAATTTGCTGAAGGCCTTAGTTTGACAGATGCCATTATGGTGTCTGACAACCCGATGACGGGCGCCATTAAAAAGTACGAGAAGGCCATCCAAAATCCCGACGATGGAGATGCTTTACAGCAGGCTATGGAGGAAATGGATCATACCAACGCCTGGGATTTCGAGGCACGCGTGCGGGAAGTGCTAGGGCAATTGGGAATCGAGAATACCGACATGCGGATCGACACGGCATCTGGAGGTCAGCGCAAAAGAGCTGCCTTGGCTCGTGTTCTCTTGGAAGAGCCCGAGTTCATCATTATGGATGAGCCTACTAACCACTTAGATCTTGACACCATTGAGTGGCTGGAGAAATGGCTCGCATCGGGAAATTTCACATTATTGATGGTCACGCACGACCGTTATTTCTTGGACCGCGTTTGTTCCGACATTTTGGAAATCGATCGCGGCGAATTGGTGAGATACACGGGTAACTACACCTACTTCCTGGAAAAGAAAGCAGAGCGTGAAGCAAGCCTTGCAAGTAGTGTGGGAAAGGCCAAAAACCTTATGCGCACTGAATTGGAGTGGATCAGACGTCAACCCAAAGCGCGTGGAACGAAATCCAAATCAAGGGTCGATGCTTTTGAAGGAATCAAAGCACAGGCTACGATCCGCACCGACAAGAGTAGCGTTGAACTAGGCGTAAAAACCGAACGGCTCGGCTCGAAGATCGTCGAGTTCCACAAGGTTTCTAAATCTTTCGGCGACCTGAAGATTACCGATCATCTTGACTACAACTTCCAGCGAAAAGAAAAGCTGGGCGTAGTCGGAAAAAACGGAACGGGGAAAACCACTTTCGTGAAAATGCTCTTGGGTGAGCTAGAGCCCGATCAAGGAAAAATCGTTCAGGGAGAAACGGTGAAGTTTGGTCATTACGATCAAATCGGACTGACAGGTGCCGATCAAAAAAGGGTAATCGAAGTAGTAACAGACATTGCCGATATCATCGAATTGCACAAAGGACAAAAGCTTTCTGCCACGCAAATGCTCGAGCGATTTCTCTTTGCAAGAGACAAGCATTGGCAGCTCGTTGCTACCTTGAGCGGAGGAGAAAAAAGAAGGCTCTATTTACTCACAGTCTTAATGTCCAACCCAAATTTTTTGGTGCTCGATGAGCCTACAAATGACTTAGATATAGACACCCTTCAGGTTTTGGAGGATTACCTTCAGACTTATGACGGCTGTCTGGTTGTGGTTTCTCACGACCGATTCTTTATGGACAAGGTAGTCGATCATCTTTTCGTTTTTGAAGGTCAGGGAGAAATCAGAGATTTCCCGGGGAACTATACCCAATACCGAGAGAAGAAGAGAGTAGAAGACAAAACCTCTACAAAAGAAATAGCAGCCGAGAAAAAACAATTCGAGTCTTCAGAACCCGAGAAAAAAGCGAAAACCAAACTCACTTACGGTGAGCGCCTCGAATTTGAAAAGCTGGAAAAGAGCATTGAGAAATTGGAGGAGAAAAAAGCAAAGCTTGCAGAGCTTCTCTCATCAACCAACGACAACGAAGAGTTAATGAAAATCTCAGCTGAGCTCGAAGCAGTAGTCAAAGAATGTGATGCTCAGAATGATCGCTGGTTGGAGTTAGCGGAATGGGCGGAATAA
- a CDS encoding acyl-CoA dehydrogenase family protein — translation MAEVTEQNKKAIKGGEWLIRTTEPSDIFIPEEWSEEHQMIAKSAKDFLEAEVYPNLDRIDSMEEGLMPSLMDKAGELGMLGLSVPEELGGLGMDFKTSMLGAEVFGPGHSFSVAYSAHTGIGTLPILYYGNEEQKQKYIPGLATGELKASYCLTEPSSGSDANSGKTSAKLTDDGKHYLINGQKMWITNAGFADVFIVFAKIDDDKNLSAFIVEKEFGGITLNPEEKKMGIKGSSTRQVFFNDCKVPVENLLSERGNGFKIALNILNIGRIKLGGGVIGGNKDIIDHSVKYALERNQFGRSISKYGAIRHKLGEQATRTFVTESAIYRATQNIQDAIDALIAGGKDKHQATLKGIEQYAAECAMMKVLASEVLDYVVDEAVQIHGGMGYSAETRVERAYRDARINRIFEGTNEINRMLTVDMLIRKAMKGELDLMGPAMSVANELMSIPESPEDDGKPMFEERMLVENFKKCVLMVAGAAAQKLTQTLAKEQEVMMNIADMAIWTYASESAILRTMKIMETKGEEAAKDQVAMTKTWLYDTSDRMNKAGKDAINSFVEGDELRMMMMGLKRFTKHAPFNSKDARQQVALSLIDAGKYCF, via the coding sequence ATGGCAGAAGTAACAGAACAAAACAAAAAGGCAATTAAGGGCGGTGAATGGCTAATCCGAACCACAGAACCCTCAGATATTTTCATTCCTGAAGAGTGGAGTGAAGAACACCAGATGATCGCTAAAAGTGCAAAAGACTTTTTGGAGGCGGAAGTATATCCGAATCTCGACCGAATAGACAGCATGGAAGAAGGGCTTATGCCATCTTTAATGGACAAAGCAGGTGAATTGGGTATGCTTGGATTAAGCGTTCCTGAAGAACTTGGTGGTCTCGGTATGGATTTCAAAACGTCCATGCTCGGTGCCGAAGTATTTGGCCCCGGACACTCTTTTTCGGTAGCCTACAGCGCGCATACAGGTATTGGAACTTTACCCATCCTTTACTACGGAAACGAAGAGCAGAAACAAAAGTATATTCCAGGATTAGCAACAGGTGAGCTCAAAGCAAGCTACTGCCTTACTGAGCCAAGTTCAGGTTCTGATGCCAATTCAGGGAAGACTTCCGCAAAATTGACCGATGATGGTAAACACTACCTTATCAACGGTCAGAAAATGTGGATCACCAATGCAGGATTTGCCGATGTTTTCATTGTATTTGCCAAAATTGATGACGACAAAAATCTAAGTGCATTTATCGTTGAGAAAGAATTTGGAGGAATCACTCTGAATCCAGAGGAGAAGAAAATGGGAATCAAGGGGAGTTCGACTCGTCAAGTATTTTTCAATGACTGCAAGGTTCCCGTAGAGAATTTGCTTTCCGAAAGAGGAAACGGATTCAAAATAGCCTTGAATATTTTGAACATCGGGCGAATTAAGCTTGGTGGCGGTGTGATTGGTGGAAACAAGGACATTATTGATCACAGTGTGAAATACGCTCTCGAAAGAAATCAGTTTGGAAGATCAATTTCAAAATACGGAGCGATTCGTCATAAATTAGGTGAACAAGCCACTCGTACTTTTGTAACCGAGTCTGCCATTTATCGAGCTACTCAAAATATACAAGACGCGATTGATGCACTGATAGCAGGAGGAAAGGATAAGCACCAAGCTACCCTGAAAGGCATCGAGCAGTATGCGGCCGAATGTGCCATGATGAAAGTACTCGCATCAGAAGTATTGGATTATGTAGTCGATGAGGCTGTTCAAATTCATGGAGGAATGGGTTATAGCGCCGAGACTCGAGTAGAGCGCGCCTACCGAGATGCTCGAATCAACCGAATTTTCGAAGGAACCAACGAGATCAACCGCATGCTTACGGTAGACATGCTCATTCGCAAAGCAATGAAAGGCGAGCTCGATTTGATGGGCCCTGCTATGAGCGTTGCCAACGAACTGATGTCTATTCCTGAATCTCCCGAAGATGACGGCAAGCCGATGTTTGAAGAGCGAATGCTCGTTGAGAACTTTAAGAAATGTGTTCTTATGGTTGCAGGAGCTGCGGCTCAAAAGCTGACTCAGACTCTGGCAAAAGAACAAGAAGTAATGATGAACATAGCGGACATGGCAATCTGGACGTATGCTTCTGAATCTGCTATTTTGAGAACCATGAAAATCATGGAAACCAAAGGTGAAGAAGCAGCCAAGGATCAGGTAGCTATGACAAAAACATGGCTATACGATACCTCTGATCGCATGAACAAAGCAGGAAAAGATGCCATCAATTCATTCGTCGAAGGCGATGAGCTAAGAATGATGATGATGGGATTGAAGCGATTTACAAAACACGCACCGTTTAATTCAAAAGATGCGCGTCAGCAAGTTGCATTGAGCTTGATCGATGCAGGGAAGTACTGCTTCTAA
- a CDS encoding 3-hydroxyacyl-CoA dehydrogenase NAD-binding domain-containing protein — protein MSKRTIEKVAVLGSGVMGSRIACHFANIGVEVLLLDIVPRELNEKEAAKGLSLEHPLVRNRIVNDALQFALKSNPSPIYSKAFAKRITTGNFDDDMSKIADVDWIIEVVVERLDIKQQVFENVEKYRKPGTLITSNTSGIPIQSMNEGRSDDFKKHFCGTHFFNPPRYLRLLEIIPGPDTDEAVIDFLMEYGSRFLGKETVLCKDTPAFIANRVGVYSIMELFHIVEEMGLTVEQVDKLTGPVIGHAKSATFRTADVVGLDTLVHVANGVKNNCPDDERNDVFAIPGYVQKMVEGNRLGSKTGEGFFKKIKGEGGKSEILALDLKTLEYRPSERASFPTLEMSKSIDSLSQRLPMLYGGMDKAGEFYRKSFHGLFSYVSYRIPEISDELYKIDAALRAGFGWKMGPFEKWDAVGVEKALKNMEKEGVKTAPWIQEMLDAGITSFYKIENGAKYFYDVASKSYKEVPVLEGQIFLDNIGGDGVIWKNSGTTIKDLGDGILNIEFHTKMNTIGGEVIEGLNKAVDLAEANYKGLIVSNTGDNFSAGANVGMIFMMAVEQEFDELDFAIKRFQDTMMRMRYSSIPVIAAPHNLALGGGCELCLHADKVVAHAELYMGLVEFGVGVIPGGGGTKEFAARTSDEIKDGDIRINTLRNRFLTIGQAKVSTSAYEAFELGYLRNGTDEVVVNRDDQLAYAKQSALLMAQKGYTKPVKRTDIKVLGKEGLGIVYVGANSMMSGNYMSDHDRVISEKLGTVLCGGDLSEITEVSEDYLLKLERKAFLELCQTRKTMERLESMVKKGKVLRN, from the coding sequence ATGAGCAAAAGAACCATAGAAAAGGTAGCAGTTTTGGGATCAGGAGTAATGGGCTCCCGAATTGCCTGCCACTTCGCCAACATCGGCGTTGAAGTGCTTCTTCTCGATATCGTTCCTCGCGAACTGAACGAGAAAGAAGCCGCAAAGGGTCTCTCTTTGGAGCATCCGTTAGTGCGAAATCGCATCGTAAATGATGCCTTGCAATTCGCATTGAAAAGCAACCCCTCTCCCATCTATTCGAAGGCTTTCGCCAAAAGAATAACAACCGGAAACTTCGACGATGATATGTCGAAAATCGCGGATGTAGATTGGATCATAGAGGTAGTGGTAGAGCGACTCGACATCAAGCAACAAGTATTCGAAAATGTCGAAAAGTACCGCAAACCGGGAACGTTGATCACTTCAAATACTTCGGGTATTCCAATCCAGAGTATGAATGAAGGTCGCAGCGATGACTTCAAAAAGCACTTCTGCGGAACGCATTTTTTCAACCCCCCTCGATACTTGAGACTATTGGAAATCATTCCCGGTCCCGATACCGATGAAGCGGTGATTGATTTCTTAATGGAATACGGATCTCGATTCCTCGGAAAAGAGACGGTTCTCTGTAAAGACACGCCGGCCTTCATCGCAAACCGTGTTGGAGTTTATTCCATTATGGAGCTATTCCATATCGTAGAGGAAATGGGATTGACCGTAGAACAAGTCGACAAACTCACGGGCCCCGTGATCGGCCATGCCAAGTCGGCTACCTTCCGCACGGCAGATGTAGTGGGACTTGACACGCTTGTTCATGTGGCAAATGGAGTTAAGAACAACTGCCCTGACGACGAAAGAAACGATGTTTTTGCCATTCCAGGTTACGTTCAGAAAATGGTAGAGGGCAATCGACTCGGAAGCAAAACAGGTGAGGGCTTTTTCAAAAAAATCAAAGGCGAAGGCGGAAAATCAGAAATTCTGGCGCTCGATCTTAAAACGTTGGAGTATCGACCAAGCGAACGAGCCAGTTTCCCGACTTTGGAAATGTCCAAGTCAATCGACAGCCTCAGCCAACGACTTCCAATGCTTTACGGCGGCATGGACAAAGCGGGGGAATTCTACCGCAAGTCTTTTCACGGTCTGTTCAGTTACGTTTCTTACCGTATTCCGGAAATCAGCGACGAGCTTTACAAAATTGACGCTGCGCTTCGCGCAGGCTTTGGCTGGAAAATGGGCCCATTTGAAAAATGGGATGCCGTGGGAGTTGAGAAGGCGCTTAAAAACATGGAGAAAGAGGGCGTTAAAACTGCCCCTTGGATTCAGGAAATGCTCGACGCGGGAATCACTTCTTTCTACAAGATTGAAAACGGAGCGAAGTACTTCTACGATGTAGCAAGCAAGTCTTATAAAGAAGTGCCTGTTCTTGAAGGACAAATCTTCCTCGACAACATCGGCGGAGATGGCGTGATCTGGAAAAACTCCGGAACGACCATAAAGGATCTCGGCGATGGCATCTTGAACATCGAGTTCCACACCAAGATGAACACCATTGGTGGTGAAGTCATCGAAGGTCTCAACAAAGCAGTTGATTTGGCTGAAGCCAATTACAAAGGACTCATCGTTTCAAACACGGGCGACAACTTCAGTGCGGGAGCCAATGTGGGAATGATCTTCATGATGGCGGTTGAACAAGAGTTTGACGAATTGGACTTTGCCATAAAGCGATTCCAAGACACCATGATGCGCATGCGCTATAGCAGCATTCCTGTTATTGCGGCCCCTCACAACCTCGCTTTGGGTGGTGGTTGTGAACTTTGTCTGCATGCAGATAAGGTGGTCGCCCACGCAGAGCTTTACATGGGTCTCGTAGAATTTGGCGTGGGAGTGATCCCTGGTGGTGGCGGAACCAAAGAGTTTGCGGCACGCACATCCGATGAGATCAAAGATGGCGACATCCGAATCAATACACTGAGAAACAGATTCCTTACCATCGGTCAAGCCAAAGTGTCTACCTCAGCTTATGAAGCATTTGAGCTCGGATACTTGCGAAACGGAACTGACGAGGTAGTGGTGAATAGAGATGACCAATTGGCTTACGCCAAACAGTCCGCTCTTTTAATGGCTCAAAAAGGATACACCAAACCGGTAAAACGAACAGACATCAAAGTTCTTGGGAAAGAAGGTTTAGGGATCGTCTATGTCGGTGCCAACAGCATGATGAGTGGAAACTACATGTCTGATCACGATCGAGTTATTTCAGAAAAACTAGGTACCGTACTCTGCGGAGGCGACCTATCTGAAATCACCGAAGTTTCAGAAGACTACTTGCTCAAGCTGGAGCGAAAAGCCTTTTTGGAATTGTGCCAAACCAGAAAGACAATGGAAAGATTGGAGAGTATGGTGAAAAAAGGAAAAGTACTTCGAAACTAA
- a CDS encoding T9SS type A sorting domain-containing protein: MKNLSLLFTSLFIASISFSQITIEAEDLTAVFSDGNTTNVYYDYAEQTVDIGEPGGGNVFDFSGLTFDETFVQTGLSPENTLYGVDFSEANICFRTVFETTEFTFTSFHYYVNDQGFDLSGIVTEISGFSDAEFEYYSPVLRDISYPLNFGTEWESSSTRTPIQGGDVGSIEQLEIAYFVDAFGTLILPDGTSEDALRIRISTNSSQEGNYVDYQYLTLSGASVLLECADENPSNSGEVAIVSAGFNGPLMTLGTTNPFQEGYGLEANYPNPFSNQTRLNYQLPDKSDVEIIIFDLTGKQVEHLRLGNQNPGSHSFLLDGTNLSSGLYIATLKTDTYNGSIKLSKTAE; this comes from the coding sequence ATGAAAAACCTATCTCTTCTTTTTACGTCGCTTTTTATTGCCTCGATTTCTTTTTCTCAGATTACCATCGAGGCCGAGGATTTAACTGCTGTTTTTTCTGATGGCAACACTACGAATGTATACTATGATTATGCAGAACAAACAGTTGATATTGGTGAGCCCGGAGGTGGAAATGTGTTTGATTTTTCAGGACTAACATTCGATGAAACCTTCGTTCAAACTGGCCTTTCTCCTGAGAATACTCTTTATGGGGTTGACTTCTCTGAGGCGAATATTTGTTTCAGAACTGTTTTTGAAACAACAGAATTTACCTTCACCAGTTTTCACTACTATGTAAACGATCAAGGATTTGATTTGAGTGGGATTGTAACTGAGATCTCGGGCTTTTCTGATGCGGAATTTGAGTATTACTCACCTGTTTTGAGGGATATTTCTTACCCATTAAATTTTGGAACAGAGTGGGAGTCGTCTTCTACTCGAACACCAATTCAAGGAGGCGATGTAGGGTCCATAGAGCAATTGGAAATAGCCTATTTTGTTGATGCTTTTGGAACTTTGATACTGCCTGACGGGACGAGTGAAGATGCTCTCAGAATTCGAATTAGCACTAACTCCAGTCAAGAGGGAAATTATGTGGATTATCAATATCTGACTCTAAGTGGTGCAAGCGTGCTTTTGGAGTGTGCGGATGAAAATCCAAGCAACTCCGGCGAGGTTGCAATAGTCAGCGCCGGATTCAACGGTCCGCTGATGACCTTGGGTACGACTAATCCTTTCCAGGAAGGTTACGGTCTTGAAGCCAACTATCCCAATCCCTTTTCGAACCAAACGAGGTTGAACTATCAACTACCGGATAAATCTGATGTAGAGATCATCATCTTCGACCTAACGGGCAAGCAGGTTGAGCATTTACGTTTAGGAAATCAGAATCCAGGCAGCCATAGTTTTTTGCTCGATGGAACAAATCTTTCATCAGGCCTTTACATTGCTACTCTGAAGACGGATACGTATAATGGCTCCATCAAACTGAGTAAAACTGCTGAATAG